A single region of the Neodiprion pinetum isolate iyNeoPine1 chromosome 5, iyNeoPine1.2, whole genome shotgun sequence genome encodes:
- the LOC124219290 gene encoding tetratricopeptide repeat protein 36 — translation MHQLSEHDKAVLNSIFNPLTPLGEAVFSEETNIDEETQNSEEDVLTPEIAEIHRQAISETEKENHDEARRLFAVALKKSPNSVTLLNDRAQCLRLAGLDEDAMKDLNLALKLSNGRGKAGNRALCQRGILLRKNGKLDEARRDFSEAAKGGSKFAKTQLVELNPYAAMCNQMLREMTVKLSNP, via the exons ATGCACCAGCTCAGCGAACACGACAAGGCTGTCCTCAACAGCATCTTCAACCCTCTGACACCGCTGGGCGAGGCGGTATTTTCTGAGGAAACAAATATTGACGAAGAGA CTCAAAATTCGGAGGAGGATGTTTTGACACCGGAAATTGCAGAGATACACAGGCAAGCGATTAGCGaaacggaaaaagaaaaccacgATGAAGCACGGAGACTTTTCGCGGTGgctttgaaaaaatctccaaactcagtAACACTTCTGAACGACAGAGCTCAGTGTCTCAGATTAGCGGGACTGGATGAAG ACGCAATGAAGGACTTAAACTTGGCTCTGAAATTGAGCAACGGTCGAGGAAAAGCCGGAAATCGCGCGCTTTGCCAGAGAGGAattttgttaagaaaaaaTGGCAAATTGGACGAAGCCAGGAGGGATTTTTCGGAGGCTGCAAAAGGCGGTTCGAAATTTGCTAAAACTCAACTTGTCGAGCTTAATCCCTACGCGGCTATGTGCAATCAGATGCTGAGAGAAATGACTGTGAAATTAAGCAATCCTTGA